A single window of Drosophila suzukii chromosome 3, CBGP_Dsuzu_IsoJpt1.0, whole genome shotgun sequence DNA harbors:
- the Syp gene encoding heterogeneous nuclear ribonucleoprotein R isoform X21 produces MFLAVSHNMGRDSYRTFSPEMYSSLSSPLGQHGIEMAEGNGELLDDINQKADDRGDGERTEDYPKLLEYGLDKKVAGKLDEIYKTGKLAHAELDERALDALKEFPVDGALNVLGQFLESNLEHVSNKSAYLCGVMKTYRQKSRASQQGVAAPAAAIQVKGPDEDKIKKILERTGYTLDVTTGQRKYGGPPPDWEGNVPGNGCEVFCGKIPKDMYEDELIPLFEDCGTIWDLRLMMDPMTGTNRGYAFVTFTNREAAVNAVRQLDNHEIKPGKCLKINISVPNLRLFVGNIPKSKGKDEILEEFGKLTAGLYEVIIYSSPDDKKKNRGFCFLEYESHKAASLAKRRLGTGRIKVWGCDIIVDWADPQEEPDEQTMSKVKVLYVRNLTQDVSEDKLKEQFEQYGKVERVKKIKDYAFIHFEDRDSAVEAMRGLNGKEIGASNIEVSLAKPPSDKKKKEEILRARERRMMQMMQARPGIVGNLSPTHPSMMSLTPMRLQGARMPLRTPIPREYVVGKRKFDGGHQNPADVKRRYPSGLIGNGGSWGSLPLPQQPLGTNGEQWYMDTFSAWS; encoded by the exons AAATGGCGGAGGGTAATGGCGAACTGTTAGATGACATTAATCAGAAAGCCGATGACCGTGGCGATGGCGAACGTACAGAGGACTATCCCAAGCTGCTGGAGTACGGTCTGGACAAGAAA GTCGCTGGCAAGCTGGATGAAATCTACAAAACCGGCAAGTTGGCTCACGCCGAGCTGGATGAGCGCGCCCTGGACGCGCTCAAGGAGTTTCCCGTCGATGGTGCCTTGAATGTGTTAGGTCAGTTCCTCGAATCGAACCTGGAGCACGTGTCAAACAAGTCCGCCTACCTGTGCGGCGTGATGAAGACGTACCGCCAGAAGAGTCGAGCCAGCCAACAGGGCGTGGCCGCGCCCGCAGCTGCCATTCAGGTCAAAGGTCCCGACGAGGACAAGATCAAGAAAATCCTCGAGCGCACCGGCTACACATTAGATGTGACGACAG GTCAGCGCAAATATGGTGGGCCGCCACCGGATTGGGAGGGCAATGTGCCGGGAAACGGCTGCGAGGTCTTCTGCGGCAAGATACCCAAGGACATGTACGAGGACGAACTGATTCCGCTCTTCGAGGACTGCGGCACAATCTGGGACCTACGCCTCATGATGGACCCGATGACGGGCACAAATCGTGGTTATGCATTTGTCACATTCACAAATCGCGAAGCGGCCGTCAATGCAGTGCGACAG CTCGATAATCACGAAATAAAACCCGGCAAGTgtctgaaaataaatataagcgTACCGAATCTGCGCCTTTTCGTAGGCAATATTCCCAAGTCAAAGGGCAAAGATGAAATTTTAGAGGAATTTGGTAAACTTACAG CTGGCCTTTACGAGGTAATCATCTACAGTTCGCCAGATGATAAGAAAAAGAATCGCGGCTTCTGTTTTCTCGAATACGAGTCACACAAGGCGGCATCTTTGGCCAAACGAAGGCTTGGCACAGGAAGAATTAAG GTTTGGGGATGTGATATAATAGTCGACTGGGCCGATCCACAGGAGGAGCCGGATGAACAAACCATGTCCAAGGTTAAAGTTCTGTATGTGCGAAATCTAACCCAGGACGTCTCAGAGGATAAGCTAAAG GAGCAATTTGAGCAATATGGAAAGGTGGAACGCGTTAAGAAAATTAAAGACTATGCCTTTATACACTTTGAGGATCGTGATAGCGCCGTCGAAGCTATGCGTGGCCTTAATGGCAAGGAGATCGGCGCCTCGAATATTGAG GTCTCTCTAGCCAAACCTCCTTCGGACAAAAAGAAAAAGGAGGAAATTCTGCGGGCTCGTGAGCGCCGTATGATGCAAATGATGCAAGCGCGTCCCGGGATCGTGGG AAACCTGTCGCCGACACATCCCAGCATGATGTCCTTGACGCCCATGCGCCTCCAAGGGGCGCGCATGCCGCTGCGTACGCCGATACCTCGCGAATACG TAGTCGGTAAACGTAAGTTCGATGGAGGTCACCAAAATCCGGCAGATGTTAAGCGACGTTACCCGAGCGGTTTAATAGGAAATGGCGGCAGTTGGGGCAGTTTACCGCTACCACAGCAACCTTTAGGCACCAATGGTGAACAGTGGTACATGGATACGTTTTCGGCATGGAGTTAA
- the Syp gene encoding heterogeneous nuclear ribonucleoprotein R isoform X19 — protein MDPARVQKDEGGGEARTPIILKSRSAIRILSQMPSSSKMAEGNGELLDDINQKADDRGDGERTEDYPKLLEYGLDKKVAGKLDEIYKTGKLAHAELDERALDALKEFPVDGALNVLGQFLESNLEHVSNKSAYLCGVMKTYRQKSRASQQGVAAPAAAIQVKGPDEDKIKKILERTGYTLDVTTGQRKYGGPPPDWEGNVPGNGCEVFCGKIPKDMYEDELIPLFEDCGTIWDLRLMMDPMTGTNRGYAFVTFTNREAAVNAVRQLNDFEIRKGKKIGVTISFNNHRLFVGNIPKNRDRDELIEEFSKHAPGLYEVIIYSSPDDKKKNRGFCFLEYESHKAASLAKRRLGTGRIKVWGCDIIVDWADPQEEPDEQTMSKVKVLYVRNLTQDVSEDKLKEQFEQYGKVERVKKIKDYAFIHFEDRDSAVEAMRGLNGKEIGASNIEVSLAKPPSDKKKKEEILRARERRMMQMMQARPGIVGNLSPTHPSMMSLTPMRLQGARMPLRTPIPREYVVGKRKFDGGHQNPADVKRRYPSGLIGNGGSWGSLPLPQQPLGTNGEQWYMDTFSAWS, from the exons ATGGACCCGGCCCGCGTTCAGAAGGATGAGGGGGGCGGCGAGGCCCGTACCCCCATAATCCTCAAGAGCCGCTCCGCCATTCGGATTCTTAGCCAGATGCCCAGTTCCAGCA AAATGGCGGAGGGTAATGGCGAACTGTTAGATGACATTAATCAGAAAGCCGATGACCGTGGCGATGGCGAACGTACAGAGGACTATCCCAAGCTGCTGGAGTACGGTCTGGACAAGAAA GTCGCTGGCAAGCTGGATGAAATCTACAAAACCGGCAAGTTGGCTCACGCCGAGCTGGATGAGCGCGCCCTGGACGCGCTCAAGGAGTTTCCCGTCGATGGTGCCTTGAATGTGTTAGGTCAGTTCCTCGAATCGAACCTGGAGCACGTGTCAAACAAGTCCGCCTACCTGTGCGGCGTGATGAAGACGTACCGCCAGAAGAGTCGAGCCAGCCAACAGGGCGTGGCCGCGCCCGCAGCTGCCATTCAGGTCAAAGGTCCCGACGAGGACAAGATCAAGAAAATCCTCGAGCGCACCGGCTACACATTAGATGTGACGACAG GTCAGCGCAAATATGGTGGGCCGCCACCGGATTGGGAGGGCAATGTGCCGGGAAACGGCTGCGAGGTCTTCTGCGGCAAGATACCCAAGGACATGTACGAGGACGAACTGATTCCGCTCTTCGAGGACTGCGGCACAATCTGGGACCTACGCCTCATGATGGACCCGATGACGGGCACAAATCGTGGTTATGCATTTGTCACATTCACAAATCGCGAAGCGGCCGTCAATGCAGTGCGACAG CTAAATGATTTTGAAATTCGGAAAGGCAAAAAGATTGGTGTTACGATATCATTTAACAATCACCGGCTATTTGTCGGCAATATACCTAAGAATAGAGATCGCGACGAATTAATTGAGGAATTTTCAAAACATGCAC CTGGCCTTTACGAGGTAATCATCTACAGTTCGCCAGATGATAAGAAAAAGAATCGCGGCTTCTGTTTTCTCGAATACGAGTCACACAAGGCGGCATCTTTGGCCAAACGAAGGCTTGGCACAGGAAGAATTAAG GTTTGGGGATGTGATATAATAGTCGACTGGGCCGATCCACAGGAGGAGCCGGATGAACAAACCATGTCCAAGGTTAAAGTTCTGTATGTGCGAAATCTAACCCAGGACGTCTCAGAGGATAAGCTAAAG GAGCAATTTGAGCAATATGGAAAGGTGGAACGCGTTAAGAAAATTAAAGACTATGCCTTTATACACTTTGAGGATCGTGATAGCGCCGTCGAAGCTATGCGTGGCCTTAATGGCAAGGAGATCGGCGCCTCGAATATTGAG GTCTCTCTAGCCAAACCTCCTTCGGACAAAAAGAAAAAGGAGGAAATTCTGCGGGCTCGTGAGCGCCGTATGATGCAAATGATGCAAGCGCGTCCCGGGATCGTGGG AAACCTGTCGCCGACACATCCCAGCATGATGTCCTTGACGCCCATGCGCCTCCAAGGGGCGCGCATGCCGCTGCGTACGCCGATACCTCGCGAATACG TAGTCGGTAAACGTAAGTTCGATGGAGGTCACCAAAATCCGGCAGATGTTAAGCGACGTTACCCGAGCGGTTTAATAGGAAATGGCGGCAGTTGGGGCAGTTTACCGCTACCACAGCAACCTTTAGGCACCAATGGTGAACAGTGGTACATGGATACGTTTTCGGCATGGAGTTAA
- the Syp gene encoding heterogeneous nuclear ribonucleoprotein Q isoform X17, whose protein sequence is MDPARVQKDEGGGEARTPIILKSRSAIRILSQMPSSSKMAEGNGELLDDINQKADDRGDGERTEDYPKLLEYGLDKKVAGKLDEIYKTGKLAHAELDERALDALKEFPVDGALNVLGQFLESNLEHVSNKSAYLCGVMKTYRQKSRASQQGVAAPAAAIQVKGPDEDKIKKILERTGYTLDVTTGQRKYGGPPPDWEGNVPGNGCEVFCGKIPKDMYEDELIPLFEDCGTIWDLRLMMDPMTGTNRGYAFVTFTNREAAVNAVRQLNDFEIRKGKKIGVTISFNNHRLFVGNIPKNRDRDELIEEFSKHAPGLYEVIIYSSPDDKKKNRGFCFLEYESHKAASLAKRRLGTGRIKVWGCDIIVDWADPQEEPDEQTMSKVKVLYVRNLTQDVSEDKLKEQFEQYGKVERVKKIKDYAFIHFEDRDSAVEAMRGLNGKEIGASNIEVSLAKPPSDKKKKEEILRARERRMMQMMQARPGIVGFETLSPYRNLSPTHPSMMSLTPMRLQGARMPLRTPIPREYEYDYDYFGFSDYRQGTYTNESFYEELYRSYDGDYNYYDYPSGNGGSGGGGSVTGGSMVPLSSGGSQNSPLSGGQRSARGSASGPSGSTSVMGIGRGHGVTMPRGRVVGQRGSISRLGAQTAPQAAAAAAAAGQAAAAVAQRGATGQGAPAATGGVRGVVPTRPSVRGTQHVKPLQNLPVVGKRKFDGGHQNPADVKRRYPSGLIGNGGSWGSLPLPQQPLGTNGEQWYMDTFSAWS, encoded by the exons ATGGACCCGGCCCGCGTTCAGAAGGATGAGGGGGGCGGCGAGGCCCGTACCCCCATAATCCTCAAGAGCCGCTCCGCCATTCGGATTCTTAGCCAGATGCCCAGTTCCAGCA AAATGGCGGAGGGTAATGGCGAACTGTTAGATGACATTAATCAGAAAGCCGATGACCGTGGCGATGGCGAACGTACAGAGGACTATCCCAAGCTGCTGGAGTACGGTCTGGACAAGAAA GTCGCTGGCAAGCTGGATGAAATCTACAAAACCGGCAAGTTGGCTCACGCCGAGCTGGATGAGCGCGCCCTGGACGCGCTCAAGGAGTTTCCCGTCGATGGTGCCTTGAATGTGTTAGGTCAGTTCCTCGAATCGAACCTGGAGCACGTGTCAAACAAGTCCGCCTACCTGTGCGGCGTGATGAAGACGTACCGCCAGAAGAGTCGAGCCAGCCAACAGGGCGTGGCCGCGCCCGCAGCTGCCATTCAGGTCAAAGGTCCCGACGAGGACAAGATCAAGAAAATCCTCGAGCGCACCGGCTACACATTAGATGTGACGACAG GTCAGCGCAAATATGGTGGGCCGCCACCGGATTGGGAGGGCAATGTGCCGGGAAACGGCTGCGAGGTCTTCTGCGGCAAGATACCCAAGGACATGTACGAGGACGAACTGATTCCGCTCTTCGAGGACTGCGGCACAATCTGGGACCTACGCCTCATGATGGACCCGATGACGGGCACAAATCGTGGTTATGCATTTGTCACATTCACAAATCGCGAAGCGGCCGTCAATGCAGTGCGACAG CTAAATGATTTTGAAATTCGGAAAGGCAAAAAGATTGGTGTTACGATATCATTTAACAATCACCGGCTATTTGTCGGCAATATACCTAAGAATAGAGATCGCGACGAATTAATTGAGGAATTTTCAAAACATGCAC CTGGCCTTTACGAGGTAATCATCTACAGTTCGCCAGATGATAAGAAAAAGAATCGCGGCTTCTGTTTTCTCGAATACGAGTCACACAAGGCGGCATCTTTGGCCAAACGAAGGCTTGGCACAGGAAGAATTAAG GTTTGGGGATGTGATATAATAGTCGACTGGGCCGATCCACAGGAGGAGCCGGATGAACAAACCATGTCCAAGGTTAAAGTTCTGTATGTGCGAAATCTAACCCAGGACGTCTCAGAGGATAAGCTAAAG GAGCAATTTGAGCAATATGGAAAGGTGGAACGCGTTAAGAAAATTAAAGACTATGCCTTTATACACTTTGAGGATCGTGATAGCGCCGTCGAAGCTATGCGTGGCCTTAATGGCAAGGAGATCGGCGCCTCGAATATTGAG GTCTCTCTAGCCAAACCTCCTTCGGACAAAAAGAAAAAGGAGGAAATTCTGCGGGCTCGTGAGCGCCGTATGATGCAAATGATGCAAGCGCGTCCCGGGATCGTGGG ATTTGAAACCTTGTCTCCATACAGAAACCTGTCGCCGACACATCCCAGCATGATGTCCTTGACGCCCATGCGCCTCCAAGGGGCGCGCATGCCGCTGCGTACGCCGATACCTCGCGAATACG AATACGATTACGACTATTTCGGTTTCTCGGACTACCGCCAAGGGACCTATACCAACGAATCGTTCTACGAGGAGCTGTACCGCTCGTATGATGGGGATTACAACTACTATGATTACCCCAGCGGCAACGGGGGCAGCGGGGGCGGCGGGAGTGTGACCGGCGGTTCGATGGTACCGCTCTCGTCGGGCGGCTCCCAGAATTCACCGCTGTCCGGTGGCCAGCGATCGGCCAGAGGATCGGCAAGTGGTCCTAGTGGTTCGACGAGCGTTATG GGAATTGGTCGTGGGCATGGAGTCACAATGCCGCGTGGCAGAGTCGTTGGCCAACGTGGCAGCATCAGTCGTCTGGGGGCCCAAACAGCGCCACAggcggcggcagcggcagcggcggcgggacaggcggcggcggcggtaGCTCAGCGGGGGGCCACCGGTCAGGGGGCGCCGGCAGCAACCGGGGGGGTCCGTGGGGTGGTGCCAACGCGTCCCAGCGTTCGTGGCACCCAGCACGTCAAGCCGCTACAAAATTTACCAG TAGTCGGTAAACGTAAGTTCGATGGAGGTCACCAAAATCCGGCAGATGTTAAGCGACGTTACCCGAGCGGTTTAATAGGAAATGGCGGCAGTTGGGGCAGTTTACCGCTACCACAGCAACCTTTAGGCACCAATGGTGAACAGTGGTACATGGATACGTTTTCGGCATGGAGTTAA
- the Syp gene encoding heterogeneous nuclear ribonucleoprotein R isoform X18, protein MDPARVQKDEGGGEARTPIILKSRSAIRILSQMPSSSKMAEGNGELLDDINQKADDRGDGERTEDYPKLLEYGLDKKVAGKLDEIYKTGKLAHAELDERALDALKEFPVDGALNVLGQFLESNLEHVSNKSAYLCGVMKTYRQKSRASQQGVAAPAAAIQVKGPDEDKIKKILERTGYTLDVTTGQRKYGGPPPDWEGNVPGNGCEVFCGKIPKDMYEDELIPLFEDCGTIWDLRLMMDPMTGTNRGYAFVTFTNREAAVNAVRQLNDFEIRKGKKIGVTISFNNHRLFVGNIPKNRDRDELIEEFSKHAPGLYEVIIYSSPDDKKKNRGFCFLEYESHKAASLAKRRLGTGRIKVWGCDIIVDWADPQEEPDEQTMSKVKVLYVRNLTQDVSEDKLKEQFEQYGKVERVKKIKDYAFIHFEDRDSAVEAMRGLNGKEIGASNIEVSLAKPPSDKKKKEEILRARERRMMQMMQARPGIVGFETLSPYRNLSPTHPSMMSLTPMRLQGARMPLRTPIPREYVVGKRKFDGGHQNPADVKRRYPSGLIGNGGSWGSLPLPQQPLGTNGEQWYMDTFSAWS, encoded by the exons ATGGACCCGGCCCGCGTTCAGAAGGATGAGGGGGGCGGCGAGGCCCGTACCCCCATAATCCTCAAGAGCCGCTCCGCCATTCGGATTCTTAGCCAGATGCCCAGTTCCAGCA AAATGGCGGAGGGTAATGGCGAACTGTTAGATGACATTAATCAGAAAGCCGATGACCGTGGCGATGGCGAACGTACAGAGGACTATCCCAAGCTGCTGGAGTACGGTCTGGACAAGAAA GTCGCTGGCAAGCTGGATGAAATCTACAAAACCGGCAAGTTGGCTCACGCCGAGCTGGATGAGCGCGCCCTGGACGCGCTCAAGGAGTTTCCCGTCGATGGTGCCTTGAATGTGTTAGGTCAGTTCCTCGAATCGAACCTGGAGCACGTGTCAAACAAGTCCGCCTACCTGTGCGGCGTGATGAAGACGTACCGCCAGAAGAGTCGAGCCAGCCAACAGGGCGTGGCCGCGCCCGCAGCTGCCATTCAGGTCAAAGGTCCCGACGAGGACAAGATCAAGAAAATCCTCGAGCGCACCGGCTACACATTAGATGTGACGACAG GTCAGCGCAAATATGGTGGGCCGCCACCGGATTGGGAGGGCAATGTGCCGGGAAACGGCTGCGAGGTCTTCTGCGGCAAGATACCCAAGGACATGTACGAGGACGAACTGATTCCGCTCTTCGAGGACTGCGGCACAATCTGGGACCTACGCCTCATGATGGACCCGATGACGGGCACAAATCGTGGTTATGCATTTGTCACATTCACAAATCGCGAAGCGGCCGTCAATGCAGTGCGACAG CTAAATGATTTTGAAATTCGGAAAGGCAAAAAGATTGGTGTTACGATATCATTTAACAATCACCGGCTATTTGTCGGCAATATACCTAAGAATAGAGATCGCGACGAATTAATTGAGGAATTTTCAAAACATGCAC CTGGCCTTTACGAGGTAATCATCTACAGTTCGCCAGATGATAAGAAAAAGAATCGCGGCTTCTGTTTTCTCGAATACGAGTCACACAAGGCGGCATCTTTGGCCAAACGAAGGCTTGGCACAGGAAGAATTAAG GTTTGGGGATGTGATATAATAGTCGACTGGGCCGATCCACAGGAGGAGCCGGATGAACAAACCATGTCCAAGGTTAAAGTTCTGTATGTGCGAAATCTAACCCAGGACGTCTCAGAGGATAAGCTAAAG GAGCAATTTGAGCAATATGGAAAGGTGGAACGCGTTAAGAAAATTAAAGACTATGCCTTTATACACTTTGAGGATCGTGATAGCGCCGTCGAAGCTATGCGTGGCCTTAATGGCAAGGAGATCGGCGCCTCGAATATTGAG GTCTCTCTAGCCAAACCTCCTTCGGACAAAAAGAAAAAGGAGGAAATTCTGCGGGCTCGTGAGCGCCGTATGATGCAAATGATGCAAGCGCGTCCCGGGATCGTGGG ATTTGAAACCTTGTCTCCATACAGAAACCTGTCGCCGACACATCCCAGCATGATGTCCTTGACGCCCATGCGCCTCCAAGGGGCGCGCATGCCGCTGCGTACGCCGATACCTCGCGAATACG TAGTCGGTAAACGTAAGTTCGATGGAGGTCACCAAAATCCGGCAGATGTTAAGCGACGTTACCCGAGCGGTTTAATAGGAAATGGCGGCAGTTGGGGCAGTTTACCGCTACCACAGCAACCTTTAGGCACCAATGGTGAACAGTGGTACATGGATACGTTTTCGGCATGGAGTTAA
- the Syp gene encoding heterogeneous nuclear ribonucleoprotein Q isoform X2 encodes MFLAVSHNMGRDSYRTFSPEMYSSLSSPLGQHGIEMAEGNGELLDDINQKADDRGDGERTEDYPKLLEYGLDKKVAGKLDEIYKTGKLAHAELDERALDALKEFPVDGALNVLGQFLESNLEHVSNKSAYLCGVMKTYRQKSRASQQGVAAPAAAIQVKGPDEDKIKKILERTGYTLDVTTGQRKYGGPPPDWEGNVPGNGCEVFCGKIPKDMYEDELIPLFEDCGTIWDLRLMMDPMTGTNRGYAFVTFTNREAAVNAVRQLDNHEIKPGKCLKINISVPNLRLFVGNIPKSKGKDEILEEFGKLTAGLYEVIIYSSPDDKKKNRGFCFLEYESHKAASLAKRRLGTGRIKVWGCDIIVDWADPQEEPDEQTMSKVKVLYVRNLTQDVSEDKLKEQFEQYGKVERVKKIKDYAFIHFEDRDSAVEAMRGLNGKEIGASNIEVSLAKPPSDKKKKEEILRARERRMMQMMQARPGIVGFETLSPYRNLSPTHPSMMSLTPMRLQGARMPLRTPIPREYEYDYDYFGFSDYRQGTYTNESFYEELYRSYDGDYNYYDYPSGNGGSGGGGSVTGGSMVPLSSGGSQNSPLSGGQRSARGSASGPSGSTSVMGIGRGHGVTMPRGRVVGQRGSISRLGAQTAPQAAAAAAAAGQAAAAVAQRGATGQGAPAATGGVRGVVPTRPSVRGTQHVKPLQNLPVVGKRKFDGGHQNPADVKRRYPSGLIGNGGSWGSLPLPQQPLGTNGEQWYMDTFSAWS; translated from the exons AAATGGCGGAGGGTAATGGCGAACTGTTAGATGACATTAATCAGAAAGCCGATGACCGTGGCGATGGCGAACGTACAGAGGACTATCCCAAGCTGCTGGAGTACGGTCTGGACAAGAAA GTCGCTGGCAAGCTGGATGAAATCTACAAAACCGGCAAGTTGGCTCACGCCGAGCTGGATGAGCGCGCCCTGGACGCGCTCAAGGAGTTTCCCGTCGATGGTGCCTTGAATGTGTTAGGTCAGTTCCTCGAATCGAACCTGGAGCACGTGTCAAACAAGTCCGCCTACCTGTGCGGCGTGATGAAGACGTACCGCCAGAAGAGTCGAGCCAGCCAACAGGGCGTGGCCGCGCCCGCAGCTGCCATTCAGGTCAAAGGTCCCGACGAGGACAAGATCAAGAAAATCCTCGAGCGCACCGGCTACACATTAGATGTGACGACAG GTCAGCGCAAATATGGTGGGCCGCCACCGGATTGGGAGGGCAATGTGCCGGGAAACGGCTGCGAGGTCTTCTGCGGCAAGATACCCAAGGACATGTACGAGGACGAACTGATTCCGCTCTTCGAGGACTGCGGCACAATCTGGGACCTACGCCTCATGATGGACCCGATGACGGGCACAAATCGTGGTTATGCATTTGTCACATTCACAAATCGCGAAGCGGCCGTCAATGCAGTGCGACAG CTCGATAATCACGAAATAAAACCCGGCAAGTgtctgaaaataaatataagcgTACCGAATCTGCGCCTTTTCGTAGGCAATATTCCCAAGTCAAAGGGCAAAGATGAAATTTTAGAGGAATTTGGTAAACTTACAG CTGGCCTTTACGAGGTAATCATCTACAGTTCGCCAGATGATAAGAAAAAGAATCGCGGCTTCTGTTTTCTCGAATACGAGTCACACAAGGCGGCATCTTTGGCCAAACGAAGGCTTGGCACAGGAAGAATTAAG GTTTGGGGATGTGATATAATAGTCGACTGGGCCGATCCACAGGAGGAGCCGGATGAACAAACCATGTCCAAGGTTAAAGTTCTGTATGTGCGAAATCTAACCCAGGACGTCTCAGAGGATAAGCTAAAG GAGCAATTTGAGCAATATGGAAAGGTGGAACGCGTTAAGAAAATTAAAGACTATGCCTTTATACACTTTGAGGATCGTGATAGCGCCGTCGAAGCTATGCGTGGCCTTAATGGCAAGGAGATCGGCGCCTCGAATATTGAG GTCTCTCTAGCCAAACCTCCTTCGGACAAAAAGAAAAAGGAGGAAATTCTGCGGGCTCGTGAGCGCCGTATGATGCAAATGATGCAAGCGCGTCCCGGGATCGTGGG ATTTGAAACCTTGTCTCCATACAGAAACCTGTCGCCGACACATCCCAGCATGATGTCCTTGACGCCCATGCGCCTCCAAGGGGCGCGCATGCCGCTGCGTACGCCGATACCTCGCGAATACG AATACGATTACGACTATTTCGGTTTCTCGGACTACCGCCAAGGGACCTATACCAACGAATCGTTCTACGAGGAGCTGTACCGCTCGTATGATGGGGATTACAACTACTATGATTACCCCAGCGGCAACGGGGGCAGCGGGGGCGGCGGGAGTGTGACCGGCGGTTCGATGGTACCGCTCTCGTCGGGCGGCTCCCAGAATTCACCGCTGTCCGGTGGCCAGCGATCGGCCAGAGGATCGGCAAGTGGTCCTAGTGGTTCGACGAGCGTTATG GGAATTGGTCGTGGGCATGGAGTCACAATGCCGCGTGGCAGAGTCGTTGGCCAACGTGGCAGCATCAGTCGTCTGGGGGCCCAAACAGCGCCACAggcggcggcagcggcagcggcggcgggacaggcggcggcggcggtaGCTCAGCGGGGGGCCACCGGTCAGGGGGCGCCGGCAGCAACCGGGGGGGTCCGTGGGGTGGTGCCAACGCGTCCCAGCGTTCGTGGCACCCAGCACGTCAAGCCGCTACAAAATTTACCAG TAGTCGGTAAACGTAAGTTCGATGGAGGTCACCAAAATCCGGCAGATGTTAAGCGACGTTACCCGAGCGGTTTAATAGGAAATGGCGGCAGTTGGGGCAGTTTACCGCTACCACAGCAACCTTTAGGCACCAATGGTGAACAGTGGTACATGGATACGTTTTCGGCATGGAGTTAA